The following are encoded in a window of Arvicanthis niloticus isolate mArvNil1 chromosome 1, mArvNil1.pat.X, whole genome shotgun sequence genomic DNA:
- the Dpf1 gene encoding zinc finger protein neuro-d4 isoform X13 has protein sequence MATAIQNPLKSLGEDFYREAIEHCRSYNARLCAERSLRLPFLDSQTGVAQNNCYIWMEKTHRGPGLAPGQIYTYPARCWRKKRRLNILEDPRLRPCEYKIDCDAPLKKEGGLPEGPVLEALLCAETGEKKVEMKEEETIMDCQKQQLLEFPHDLEVEDLEEDIPRRKNRAKGKAYGIGGLRKRQDTASLEDRDKPYVCDICGKRYKNRPGLSYHYTHTHLAEEEGEEHTERHALPFHRKNNHKPKKAPDGTVIPNGYCDFCLGGSKKTGCPEDLISCADCGRSGHPSCLQFTVNMTAAVRTYRWQCIECKSCSLCGTSENDDQLLFCDDCDRGYHMYCLSPPMAEPPEGSWSCHLCLRHLKEKASAYITLT, from the exons ATGGCCACCGCCATTCAGAACCCGCTCAAGTC CCTTGGCGAGGACTTCTACCGGGAGGCCATCGAGCACTGCCGCAGCTACAACGCGCGCCTGTGTGCCGAGCGCAGCCTGCGCCTGCCCTTCCTCGACTCGCAGACCGGCGTGGCCCAGAACAACTGCTACATCTGGATGGAGAAGACCCACCGCGGGCCTG GTTTGGCTCCGGGACAGATCTACACTTACCCCGCCCGCTGTTGGAGAAAGAAACGGAGACTCAACATCCTGGAGGACCCCAGGCTCCGGCCCTGCGAGTACAAGATCG ATTGTGATGCACCCCTGAAGAAGGAGGGTGGCCTCCCAGAAGGGCCAGTCCTTGAGGCTCTGCTGTgtgctgagactggagagaagaaagtggagatgaaggaggaggagaccaTTATGGATTGTCAG AAACAGCAGTTGCTGGAGTTTCCGCATGATCTCGAGGTAGAAGACTTGGAGGAAGACATTCCCAGGAGGAAGAACAGGGCCAAAGGAAAG GCATATGGCATCGGAGGTCTCCGAAAACGCCAGGACACCGCATCCCTGGAGGACCGAGACAAGCCGTACGTCTGTGATA TCTGTGGGAAGAGGTATAAGAACCGGCCAGGGCTCAGCTACCACTACACCCATACCCACCTggctgaggaggagggggaggagcacACTGAGCGCCACGCCCTGCCTTTCCACCGGAAAAACAACCATAAAC CCAAGAAAGCACCAGATGGCACTGTCATCCCCAATGGCTACTGTGACTTTTGCCTGGGGGGCTCCAAGAAGACTGGGTGTCCGGAGGACCTCATCTCCTGTGCGGACTGCGGGCGATCAG GACATCCCTCATGTTTACAGTTCACGGTGAACATGACTGCAGCTGTGCGGACCTACCGCTGGCAGTGCATCGAATGCAAGTCCTGCAGCCTGTGTGGCACCTCGGAGAATGAC GACCAGCTGCTGTTCTGTGATGACTGCGATCGGGGTTACCACATGTACTGCCTGAGCCCTCCCATGGCGGAGCCCCCGGAAG GGAGCTGGAGTTGCCACCTCTGTCTTCGGCACTTGAAAGAAAAGGCCTCTGCTTACATCACCCTGACTTAG
- the Dpf1 gene encoding zinc finger protein neuro-d4 isoform X10: MATAIQNPLKSLGEDFYREAIEHCRSYNARLCAERSLRLPFLDSQTGVAQNNCYIWMEKTHRGPGLAPGQIYTYPARCWRKKRRLNILEDPRLRPCEYKIDCDAPLKKEGGLPEGPVLEALLCAETGEKKVEMKEEETIMDCQKQQLLEFPHDLEVEDLEEDIPRRKNRAKGKAYGIGGLRKRQDTASLEDRDKPYVCDICGKRYKNRPGLSYHYTHTHLAEEEGEEHTERHALPFHRKNNHKQFYKELAWVPEAQRKHTAKKAPDGTVIPNGYCDFCLGGSKKTGCPEDLISCADCGRSGHPSCLQFTVNMTAAVRTYRWQCIECKSCSLCGTSENDDQLLFCDDCDRGYHMYCLSPPMAEPPEGSWSCHLCLRHLKEKASAYITLT; the protein is encoded by the exons ATGGCCACCGCCATTCAGAACCCGCTCAAGTC CCTTGGCGAGGACTTCTACCGGGAGGCCATCGAGCACTGCCGCAGCTACAACGCGCGCCTGTGTGCCGAGCGCAGCCTGCGCCTGCCCTTCCTCGACTCGCAGACCGGCGTGGCCCAGAACAACTGCTACATCTGGATGGAGAAGACCCACCGCGGGCCTG GTTTGGCTCCGGGACAGATCTACACTTACCCCGCCCGCTGTTGGAGAAAGAAACGGAGACTCAACATCCTGGAGGACCCCAGGCTCCGGCCCTGCGAGTACAAGATCG ATTGTGATGCACCCCTGAAGAAGGAGGGTGGCCTCCCAGAAGGGCCAGTCCTTGAGGCTCTGCTGTgtgctgagactggagagaagaaagtggagatgaaggaggaggagaccaTTATGGATTGTCAG AAACAGCAGTTGCTGGAGTTTCCGCATGATCTCGAGGTAGAAGACTTGGAGGAAGACATTCCCAGGAGGAAGAACAGGGCCAAAGGAAAG GCATATGGCATCGGAGGTCTCCGAAAACGCCAGGACACCGCATCCCTGGAGGACCGAGACAAGCCGTACGTCTGTGATA TCTGTGGGAAGAGGTATAAGAACCGGCCAGGGCTCAGCTACCACTACACCCATACCCACCTggctgaggaggagggggaggagcacACTGAGCGCCACGCCCTGCCTTTCCACCGGAAAAACAACCATAAAC agtttTACAAAGAATTGGCCTGGGTCCCTGAGGCACAGAGGAAACACACAG CCAAGAAAGCACCAGATGGCACTGTCATCCCCAATGGCTACTGTGACTTTTGCCTGGGGGGCTCCAAGAAGACTGGGTGTCCGGAGGACCTCATCTCCTGTGCGGACTGCGGGCGATCAG GACATCCCTCATGTTTACAGTTCACGGTGAACATGACTGCAGCTGTGCGGACCTACCGCTGGCAGTGCATCGAATGCAAGTCCTGCAGCCTGTGTGGCACCTCGGAGAATGAC GACCAGCTGCTGTTCTGTGATGACTGCGATCGGGGTTACCACATGTACTGCCTGAGCCCTCCCATGGCGGAGCCCCCGGAAG GGAGCTGGAGTTGCCACCTCTGTCTTCGGCACTTGAAAGAAAAGGCCTCTGCTTACATCACCCTGACTTAG
- the Dpf1 gene encoding zinc finger protein neuro-d4 isoform X7 has protein sequence MATAIQNPLKSLGEDFYREAIEHCRSYNARLCAERSLRLPFLDSQTGVAQNNCYIWMEKTHRGPGLAPGQIYTYPARCWRKKRRLNILEDPRLRPCEYKIDCDAPLKKEGGLPEGPVLEALLCAETGEKKVEMKEEETIMDCQKQQLLEFPHDLEVEDLEEDIPRRKNRAKGKAYGIGGLRKRQDTASLEDRDKPYVCDICGKRYKNRPGLSYHYTHTHLAEEEGEEHTERHALPFHRKNNHKQFYKELAWVPEAQRKHTAKKAPDGTVIPNGYCDFCLGGSKKTGCPEDLISCADCGRSGHPSCLQFTVNMTAAVRTYRWQCIECKSCSLCGTSENDGASWAGLTPQDQLLFCDDCDRGYHMYCLSPPMAEPPEGSWSCHLCLRHLKEKASAYITLT, from the exons ATGGCCACCGCCATTCAGAACCCGCTCAAGTC CCTTGGCGAGGACTTCTACCGGGAGGCCATCGAGCACTGCCGCAGCTACAACGCGCGCCTGTGTGCCGAGCGCAGCCTGCGCCTGCCCTTCCTCGACTCGCAGACCGGCGTGGCCCAGAACAACTGCTACATCTGGATGGAGAAGACCCACCGCGGGCCTG GTTTGGCTCCGGGACAGATCTACACTTACCCCGCCCGCTGTTGGAGAAAGAAACGGAGACTCAACATCCTGGAGGACCCCAGGCTCCGGCCCTGCGAGTACAAGATCG ATTGTGATGCACCCCTGAAGAAGGAGGGTGGCCTCCCAGAAGGGCCAGTCCTTGAGGCTCTGCTGTgtgctgagactggagagaagaaagtggagatgaaggaggaggagaccaTTATGGATTGTCAG AAACAGCAGTTGCTGGAGTTTCCGCATGATCTCGAGGTAGAAGACTTGGAGGAAGACATTCCCAGGAGGAAGAACAGGGCCAAAGGAAAG GCATATGGCATCGGAGGTCTCCGAAAACGCCAGGACACCGCATCCCTGGAGGACCGAGACAAGCCGTACGTCTGTGATA TCTGTGGGAAGAGGTATAAGAACCGGCCAGGGCTCAGCTACCACTACACCCATACCCACCTggctgaggaggagggggaggagcacACTGAGCGCCACGCCCTGCCTTTCCACCGGAAAAACAACCATAAAC agtttTACAAAGAATTGGCCTGGGTCCCTGAGGCACAGAGGAAACACACAG CCAAGAAAGCACCAGATGGCACTGTCATCCCCAATGGCTACTGTGACTTTTGCCTGGGGGGCTCCAAGAAGACTGGGTGTCCGGAGGACCTCATCTCCTGTGCGGACTGCGGGCGATCAG GACATCCCTCATGTTTACAGTTCACGGTGAACATGACTGCAGCTGTGCGGACCTACCGCTGGCAGTGCATCGAATGCAAGTCCTGCAGCCTGTGTGGCACCTCGGAGAATGAC GGTGCCAGCTGGGCGGGTCTCACCCCCCAGGACCAGCTGCTGTTCTGTGATGACTGCGATCGGGGTTACCACATGTACTGCCTGAGCCCTCCCATGGCGGAGCCCCCGGAAG GGAGCTGGAGTTGCCACCTCTGTCTTCGGCACTTGAAAGAAAAGGCCTCTGCTTACATCACCCTGACTTAG
- the Dpf1 gene encoding zinc finger protein neuro-d4 isoform X16 produces MATAIQNPLKSLGEDFYREAIEHCRSYNARLCAERSLRLPFLDSQTGVAQNNCYIWMEKTHRGPGLAPGQIYTYPARCWRKKRRLNILEDPRLRPCEYKIDCDAPLKKEGGLPEGPVLEALLCAETGEKKVEMKEEETIMDCQAYGIGGLRKRQDTASLEDRDKPYVCDICGKRYKNRPGLSYHYTHTHLAEEEGEEHTERHALPFHRKNNHKQFYKELAWVPEAQRKHTAKKAPDGTVIPNGYCDFCLGGSKKTGCPEDLISCADCGRSGHPSCLQFTVNMTAAVRTYRWQCIECKSCSLCGTSENDDQLLFCDDCDRGYHMYCLSPPMAEPPEGSWSCHLCLRHLKEKASAYITLT; encoded by the exons ATGGCCACCGCCATTCAGAACCCGCTCAAGTC CCTTGGCGAGGACTTCTACCGGGAGGCCATCGAGCACTGCCGCAGCTACAACGCGCGCCTGTGTGCCGAGCGCAGCCTGCGCCTGCCCTTCCTCGACTCGCAGACCGGCGTGGCCCAGAACAACTGCTACATCTGGATGGAGAAGACCCACCGCGGGCCTG GTTTGGCTCCGGGACAGATCTACACTTACCCCGCCCGCTGTTGGAGAAAGAAACGGAGACTCAACATCCTGGAGGACCCCAGGCTCCGGCCCTGCGAGTACAAGATCG ATTGTGATGCACCCCTGAAGAAGGAGGGTGGCCTCCCAGAAGGGCCAGTCCTTGAGGCTCTGCTGTgtgctgagactggagagaagaaagtggagatgaaggaggaggagaccaTTATGGATTGTCAG GCATATGGCATCGGAGGTCTCCGAAAACGCCAGGACACCGCATCCCTGGAGGACCGAGACAAGCCGTACGTCTGTGATA TCTGTGGGAAGAGGTATAAGAACCGGCCAGGGCTCAGCTACCACTACACCCATACCCACCTggctgaggaggagggggaggagcacACTGAGCGCCACGCCCTGCCTTTCCACCGGAAAAACAACCATAAAC agtttTACAAAGAATTGGCCTGGGTCCCTGAGGCACAGAGGAAACACACAG CCAAGAAAGCACCAGATGGCACTGTCATCCCCAATGGCTACTGTGACTTTTGCCTGGGGGGCTCCAAGAAGACTGGGTGTCCGGAGGACCTCATCTCCTGTGCGGACTGCGGGCGATCAG GACATCCCTCATGTTTACAGTTCACGGTGAACATGACTGCAGCTGTGCGGACCTACCGCTGGCAGTGCATCGAATGCAAGTCCTGCAGCCTGTGTGGCACCTCGGAGAATGAC GACCAGCTGCTGTTCTGTGATGACTGCGATCGGGGTTACCACATGTACTGCCTGAGCCCTCCCATGGCGGAGCCCCCGGAAG GGAGCTGGAGTTGCCACCTCTGTCTTCGGCACTTGAAAGAAAAGGCCTCTGCTTACATCACCCTGACTTAG
- the Dpf1 gene encoding zinc finger protein neuro-d4 isoform X9, whose product MGGLSARPTAGRTDPAGTCWGQDPGSKMATVIPSPLRCLGEDFYREAIEHCRSYNARLCAERSLRLPFLDSQTGVAQNNCYIWMEKTHRGPGLAPGQIYTYPARCWRKKRRLNILEDPRLRPCEYKIDCDAPLKKEGGLPEGPVLEALLCAETGEKKVEMKEEETIMDCQAYGIGGLRKRQDTASLEDRDKPYVCDICGKRYKNRPGLSYHYTHTHLAEEEGEEHTERHALPFHRKNNHKQFYKELAWVPEAQRKHTAKKAPDGTVIPNGYCDFCLGGSKKTGCPEDLISCADCGRSGHPSCLQFTVNMTAAVRTYRWQCIECKSCSLCGTSENDGASWAGLTPQDQLLFCDDCDRGYHMYCLSPPMAEPPEGSWSCHLCLRHLKEKASAYITLT is encoded by the exons ATGGGCGGCCTCAGCGCCCGCCCGACCGCTGGGAGGACCGACCCGGCAGGGACCTGCTGGGGGCAGGACCCGGGGAGCAAGATGGCCACGGTCATCCCCAGCCCCCTGAGGTG CCTTGGCGAGGACTTCTACCGGGAGGCCATCGAGCACTGCCGCAGCTACAACGCGCGCCTGTGTGCCGAGCGCAGCCTGCGCCTGCCCTTCCTCGACTCGCAGACCGGCGTGGCCCAGAACAACTGCTACATCTGGATGGAGAAGACCCACCGCGGGCCTG GTTTGGCTCCGGGACAGATCTACACTTACCCCGCCCGCTGTTGGAGAAAGAAACGGAGACTCAACATCCTGGAGGACCCCAGGCTCCGGCCCTGCGAGTACAAGATCG ATTGTGATGCACCCCTGAAGAAGGAGGGTGGCCTCCCAGAAGGGCCAGTCCTTGAGGCTCTGCTGTgtgctgagactggagagaagaaagtggagatgaaggaggaggagaccaTTATGGATTGTCAG GCATATGGCATCGGAGGTCTCCGAAAACGCCAGGACACCGCATCCCTGGAGGACCGAGACAAGCCGTACGTCTGTGATA TCTGTGGGAAGAGGTATAAGAACCGGCCAGGGCTCAGCTACCACTACACCCATACCCACCTggctgaggaggagggggaggagcacACTGAGCGCCACGCCCTGCCTTTCCACCGGAAAAACAACCATAAAC agtttTACAAAGAATTGGCCTGGGTCCCTGAGGCACAGAGGAAACACACAG CCAAGAAAGCACCAGATGGCACTGTCATCCCCAATGGCTACTGTGACTTTTGCCTGGGGGGCTCCAAGAAGACTGGGTGTCCGGAGGACCTCATCTCCTGTGCGGACTGCGGGCGATCAG GACATCCCTCATGTTTACAGTTCACGGTGAACATGACTGCAGCTGTGCGGACCTACCGCTGGCAGTGCATCGAATGCAAGTCCTGCAGCCTGTGTGGCACCTCGGAGAATGAC GGTGCCAGCTGGGCGGGTCTCACCCCCCAGGACCAGCTGCTGTTCTGTGATGACTGCGATCGGGGTTACCACATGTACTGCCTGAGCCCTCCCATGGCGGAGCCCCCGGAAG GGAGCTGGAGTTGCCACCTCTGTCTTCGGCACTTGAAAGAAAAGGCCTCTGCTTACATCACCCTGACTTAG
- the Dpf1 gene encoding zinc finger protein neuro-d4 isoform X14 — MGGLSARPTAGRTDPAGTCWGQDPGSKMATVIPSPLRCLGEDFYREAIEHCRSYNARLCAERSLRLPFLDSQTGVAQNNCYIWMEKTHRGPGLAPGQIYTYPARCWRKKRRLNILEDPRLRPCEYKIDCDAPLKKEGGLPEGPVLEALLCAETGEKKVEMKEEETIMDCQAYGIGGLRKRQDTASLEDRDKPYVCDICGKRYKNRPGLSYHYTHTHLAEEEGEEHTERHALPFHRKNNHKPKKAPDGTVIPNGYCDFCLGGSKKTGCPEDLISCADCGRSGHPSCLQFTVNMTAAVRTYRWQCIECKSCSLCGTSENDDQLLFCDDCDRGYHMYCLSPPMAEPPEGSWSCHLCLRHLKEKASAYITLT, encoded by the exons ATGGGCGGCCTCAGCGCCCGCCCGACCGCTGGGAGGACCGACCCGGCAGGGACCTGCTGGGGGCAGGACCCGGGGAGCAAGATGGCCACGGTCATCCCCAGCCCCCTGAGGTG CCTTGGCGAGGACTTCTACCGGGAGGCCATCGAGCACTGCCGCAGCTACAACGCGCGCCTGTGTGCCGAGCGCAGCCTGCGCCTGCCCTTCCTCGACTCGCAGACCGGCGTGGCCCAGAACAACTGCTACATCTGGATGGAGAAGACCCACCGCGGGCCTG GTTTGGCTCCGGGACAGATCTACACTTACCCCGCCCGCTGTTGGAGAAAGAAACGGAGACTCAACATCCTGGAGGACCCCAGGCTCCGGCCCTGCGAGTACAAGATCG ATTGTGATGCACCCCTGAAGAAGGAGGGTGGCCTCCCAGAAGGGCCAGTCCTTGAGGCTCTGCTGTgtgctgagactggagagaagaaagtggagatgaaggaggaggagaccaTTATGGATTGTCAG GCATATGGCATCGGAGGTCTCCGAAAACGCCAGGACACCGCATCCCTGGAGGACCGAGACAAGCCGTACGTCTGTGATA TCTGTGGGAAGAGGTATAAGAACCGGCCAGGGCTCAGCTACCACTACACCCATACCCACCTggctgaggaggagggggaggagcacACTGAGCGCCACGCCCTGCCTTTCCACCGGAAAAACAACCATAAAC CCAAGAAAGCACCAGATGGCACTGTCATCCCCAATGGCTACTGTGACTTTTGCCTGGGGGGCTCCAAGAAGACTGGGTGTCCGGAGGACCTCATCTCCTGTGCGGACTGCGGGCGATCAG GACATCCCTCATGTTTACAGTTCACGGTGAACATGACTGCAGCTGTGCGGACCTACCGCTGGCAGTGCATCGAATGCAAGTCCTGCAGCCTGTGTGGCACCTCGGAGAATGAC GACCAGCTGCTGTTCTGTGATGACTGCGATCGGGGTTACCACATGTACTGCCTGAGCCCTCCCATGGCGGAGCCCCCGGAAG GGAGCTGGAGTTGCCACCTCTGTCTTCGGCACTTGAAAGAAAAGGCCTCTGCTTACATCACCCTGACTTAG
- the Dpf1 gene encoding zinc finger protein neuro-d4 isoform X1, with translation MGGLSARPTAGRTDPAGTCWGQDPGSKMATVIPSPLRCLGEDFYREAIEHCRSYNARLCAERSLRLPFLDSQTGVAQNNCYIWMEKTHRGPGLAPGQIYTYPARCWRKKRRLNILEDPRLRPCEYKIDCDAPLKKEGGLPEGPVLEALLCAETGEKKVEMKEEETIMDCQKQQLLEFPHDLEVEDLEEDIPRRKNRAKGKAYGIGGLRKRQDTASLEDRDKPYVCDICGKRYKNRPGLSYHYTHTHLAEEEGEEHTERHALPFHRKNNHKQFYKELAWVPEAQRKHTAKKAPDGTVIPNGYCDFCLGGSKKTGCPEDLISCADCGRSGHPSCLQFTVNMTAAVRTYRWQCIECKSCSLCGTSENDGASWAGLTPQDQLLFCDDCDRGYHMYCLSPPMAEPPEGSWSCHLCLRHLKEKASAYITLT, from the exons ATGGGCGGCCTCAGCGCCCGCCCGACCGCTGGGAGGACCGACCCGGCAGGGACCTGCTGGGGGCAGGACCCGGGGAGCAAGATGGCCACGGTCATCCCCAGCCCCCTGAGGTG CCTTGGCGAGGACTTCTACCGGGAGGCCATCGAGCACTGCCGCAGCTACAACGCGCGCCTGTGTGCCGAGCGCAGCCTGCGCCTGCCCTTCCTCGACTCGCAGACCGGCGTGGCCCAGAACAACTGCTACATCTGGATGGAGAAGACCCACCGCGGGCCTG GTTTGGCTCCGGGACAGATCTACACTTACCCCGCCCGCTGTTGGAGAAAGAAACGGAGACTCAACATCCTGGAGGACCCCAGGCTCCGGCCCTGCGAGTACAAGATCG ATTGTGATGCACCCCTGAAGAAGGAGGGTGGCCTCCCAGAAGGGCCAGTCCTTGAGGCTCTGCTGTgtgctgagactggagagaagaaagtggagatgaaggaggaggagaccaTTATGGATTGTCAG AAACAGCAGTTGCTGGAGTTTCCGCATGATCTCGAGGTAGAAGACTTGGAGGAAGACATTCCCAGGAGGAAGAACAGGGCCAAAGGAAAG GCATATGGCATCGGAGGTCTCCGAAAACGCCAGGACACCGCATCCCTGGAGGACCGAGACAAGCCGTACGTCTGTGATA TCTGTGGGAAGAGGTATAAGAACCGGCCAGGGCTCAGCTACCACTACACCCATACCCACCTggctgaggaggagggggaggagcacACTGAGCGCCACGCCCTGCCTTTCCACCGGAAAAACAACCATAAAC agtttTACAAAGAATTGGCCTGGGTCCCTGAGGCACAGAGGAAACACACAG CCAAGAAAGCACCAGATGGCACTGTCATCCCCAATGGCTACTGTGACTTTTGCCTGGGGGGCTCCAAGAAGACTGGGTGTCCGGAGGACCTCATCTCCTGTGCGGACTGCGGGCGATCAG GACATCCCTCATGTTTACAGTTCACGGTGAACATGACTGCAGCTGTGCGGACCTACCGCTGGCAGTGCATCGAATGCAAGTCCTGCAGCCTGTGTGGCACCTCGGAGAATGAC GGTGCCAGCTGGGCGGGTCTCACCCCCCAGGACCAGCTGCTGTTCTGTGATGACTGCGATCGGGGTTACCACATGTACTGCCTGAGCCCTCCCATGGCGGAGCCCCCGGAAG GGAGCTGGAGTTGCCACCTCTGTCTTCGGCACTTGAAAGAAAAGGCCTCTGCTTACATCACCCTGACTTAG
- the Dpf1 gene encoding zinc finger protein neuro-d4 isoform X5 encodes MGGLSARPTAGRTDPAGTCWGQDPGSKMATVIPSPLRCLGEDFYREAIEHCRSYNARLCAERSLRLPFLDSQTGVAQNNCYIWMEKTHRGPGLAPGQIYTYPARCWRKKRRLNILEDPRLRPCEYKIDCDAPLKKEGGLPEGPVLEALLCAETGEKKVEMKEEETIMDCQKQQLLEFPHDLEVEDLEEDIPRRKNRAKGKAYGIGGLRKRQDTASLEDRDKPYVCDICGKRYKNRPGLSYHYTHTHLAEEEGEEHTERHALPFHRKNNHKPKKAPDGTVIPNGYCDFCLGGSKKTGCPEDLISCADCGRSGHPSCLQFTVNMTAAVRTYRWQCIECKSCSLCGTSENDGASWAGLTPQDQLLFCDDCDRGYHMYCLSPPMAEPPEGSWSCHLCLRHLKEKASAYITLT; translated from the exons ATGGGCGGCCTCAGCGCCCGCCCGACCGCTGGGAGGACCGACCCGGCAGGGACCTGCTGGGGGCAGGACCCGGGGAGCAAGATGGCCACGGTCATCCCCAGCCCCCTGAGGTG CCTTGGCGAGGACTTCTACCGGGAGGCCATCGAGCACTGCCGCAGCTACAACGCGCGCCTGTGTGCCGAGCGCAGCCTGCGCCTGCCCTTCCTCGACTCGCAGACCGGCGTGGCCCAGAACAACTGCTACATCTGGATGGAGAAGACCCACCGCGGGCCTG GTTTGGCTCCGGGACAGATCTACACTTACCCCGCCCGCTGTTGGAGAAAGAAACGGAGACTCAACATCCTGGAGGACCCCAGGCTCCGGCCCTGCGAGTACAAGATCG ATTGTGATGCACCCCTGAAGAAGGAGGGTGGCCTCCCAGAAGGGCCAGTCCTTGAGGCTCTGCTGTgtgctgagactggagagaagaaagtggagatgaaggaggaggagaccaTTATGGATTGTCAG AAACAGCAGTTGCTGGAGTTTCCGCATGATCTCGAGGTAGAAGACTTGGAGGAAGACATTCCCAGGAGGAAGAACAGGGCCAAAGGAAAG GCATATGGCATCGGAGGTCTCCGAAAACGCCAGGACACCGCATCCCTGGAGGACCGAGACAAGCCGTACGTCTGTGATA TCTGTGGGAAGAGGTATAAGAACCGGCCAGGGCTCAGCTACCACTACACCCATACCCACCTggctgaggaggagggggaggagcacACTGAGCGCCACGCCCTGCCTTTCCACCGGAAAAACAACCATAAAC CCAAGAAAGCACCAGATGGCACTGTCATCCCCAATGGCTACTGTGACTTTTGCCTGGGGGGCTCCAAGAAGACTGGGTGTCCGGAGGACCTCATCTCCTGTGCGGACTGCGGGCGATCAG GACATCCCTCATGTTTACAGTTCACGGTGAACATGACTGCAGCTGTGCGGACCTACCGCTGGCAGTGCATCGAATGCAAGTCCTGCAGCCTGTGTGGCACCTCGGAGAATGAC GGTGCCAGCTGGGCGGGTCTCACCCCCCAGGACCAGCTGCTGTTCTGTGATGACTGCGATCGGGGTTACCACATGTACTGCCTGAGCCCTCCCATGGCGGAGCCCCCGGAAG GGAGCTGGAGTTGCCACCTCTGTCTTCGGCACTTGAAAGAAAAGGCCTCTGCTTACATCACCCTGACTTAG
- the Dpf1 gene encoding zinc finger protein neuro-d4 isoform X17 produces the protein MATAIQNPLKSLGEDFYREAIEHCRSYNARLCAERSLRLPFLDSQTGVAQNNCYIWMEKTHRGPGLAPGQIYTYPARCWRKKRRLNILEDPRLRPCEYKIDCDAPLKKEGGLPEGPVLEALLCAETGEKKVEMKEEETIMDCQAYGIGGLRKRQDTASLEDRDKPYVCDICGKRYKNRPGLSYHYTHTHLAEEEGEEHTERHALPFHRKNNHKPKKAPDGTVIPNGYCDFCLGGSKKTGCPEDLISCADCGRSGHPSCLQFTVNMTAAVRTYRWQCIECKSCSLCGTSENDDQLLFCDDCDRGYHMYCLSPPMAEPPEGSWSCHLCLRHLKEKASAYITLT, from the exons ATGGCCACCGCCATTCAGAACCCGCTCAAGTC CCTTGGCGAGGACTTCTACCGGGAGGCCATCGAGCACTGCCGCAGCTACAACGCGCGCCTGTGTGCCGAGCGCAGCCTGCGCCTGCCCTTCCTCGACTCGCAGACCGGCGTGGCCCAGAACAACTGCTACATCTGGATGGAGAAGACCCACCGCGGGCCTG GTTTGGCTCCGGGACAGATCTACACTTACCCCGCCCGCTGTTGGAGAAAGAAACGGAGACTCAACATCCTGGAGGACCCCAGGCTCCGGCCCTGCGAGTACAAGATCG ATTGTGATGCACCCCTGAAGAAGGAGGGTGGCCTCCCAGAAGGGCCAGTCCTTGAGGCTCTGCTGTgtgctgagactggagagaagaaagtggagatgaaggaggaggagaccaTTATGGATTGTCAG GCATATGGCATCGGAGGTCTCCGAAAACGCCAGGACACCGCATCCCTGGAGGACCGAGACAAGCCGTACGTCTGTGATA TCTGTGGGAAGAGGTATAAGAACCGGCCAGGGCTCAGCTACCACTACACCCATACCCACCTggctgaggaggagggggaggagcacACTGAGCGCCACGCCCTGCCTTTCCACCGGAAAAACAACCATAAAC CCAAGAAAGCACCAGATGGCACTGTCATCCCCAATGGCTACTGTGACTTTTGCCTGGGGGGCTCCAAGAAGACTGGGTGTCCGGAGGACCTCATCTCCTGTGCGGACTGCGGGCGATCAG GACATCCCTCATGTTTACAGTTCACGGTGAACATGACTGCAGCTGTGCGGACCTACCGCTGGCAGTGCATCGAATGCAAGTCCTGCAGCCTGTGTGGCACCTCGGAGAATGAC GACCAGCTGCTGTTCTGTGATGACTGCGATCGGGGTTACCACATGTACTGCCTGAGCCCTCCCATGGCGGAGCCCCCGGAAG GGAGCTGGAGTTGCCACCTCTGTCTTCGGCACTTGAAAGAAAAGGCCTCTGCTTACATCACCCTGACTTAG